Sequence from the Rhodococcus jostii RHA1 genome:
TCAGGCTGTCGCCGATCGTAATGTCAAGGTCCAGCTCGAGCTGGGTGGCAAGAACCCGTCCATTGTTCTCGCCGACGCCGATGTCGAGGATGCAGCGCTACAGATCGTGAAGAGCGCGATGCTCCACACGGGACAACGCTGCACAGCGACGAGCCGGGTGTACGTGGACCGCGCCGTCGCTCCCAGACTACGAGAACTGCTGGTGAAGTACGCTGACGCGCTCGTCGTCGGAGATCCGTACGACGAAGCCACCGACATCGGGCCCCTTGCCTCGGTGGAGCAACGTGACACGGTGGCCGGATACCTGCGACTCGCCCGCGAAGAGAACGCCGAGTTCCTTACGGGTAGGGAGTTCGATTCCGACACTTGCTATATCGCACCAACAGTCCTGGCCGGGGTGTCGGAGACGAGCAGGCTCGTCAGGGAGGAGGTCTTCGGGCCAGTCGTGACCGTGCAGGAGGTCGATGGATTCGACGGTGCGCTGAAGGCCGCGAACGACACGGACTACGGCCTGTCCTCTGGAGTGTTCACTAGAGACATCGCGACGGCGATGACCTTCATCCGGCGCACACAATCGGGGTTGGTGCATGTCAATCGGGAGACGAGCAGTGTCGAGCCACATGTGCCGTTCGGTGGCCTCAAAGGCTCGAGCAGCATGAGCAGAGAACAGGGCAAGGCCGCACGTACTTTCTTCACAACCACCAAGACTGCGTATGTCCGCTGGACCTAGAAGCTGCACCGGACGAGCTTTCCCGCAATCAGCTCTTCACTTTCTGCGGCACAGAGCGCAATCGACAAACCCCGAAGTAGCCCTTGGCATCAAGAGGAGGCCAACATGAGCACTGCCGCACCAGCAGTGACCGAAGTACTCGACGTTCTCGTTGTAGGAGCCGGATTCGCCGGGCTGTACCAGCTCGAAAATCTTCGGAGTCGAGGCTATTCGGTGAAAGTAGTCGAGGCAGGTGAGGGTCTGGGCGGAATCTGGCACTGGAACCGCTACCCGGGTGCCCGAGTGGACAGCGAAGGTCCCATCTACCAGTTCACGCGCCCCGACCTATGGGATGAATTCGCGTTCTCCGAGCTCTATCCCGGAGGTGACGAACTGCGCCGCTACTTCAAGTACGTCGACGCGAAGCTCGATCTGAGCAAGGACATCTACTACAACACCCGAATCATTTCCGCCGAGTTCGACGATACGGCGAACACTTGGACCGTGACCGCAGAGAACGGAAGCAGTTTCGTCTGCAAGTACTTCGTTCTGTGCACCGGATTCGCGGCAAAGCCGATCTTCCCGAAGCTCCCGGGAATGGACAGCTTCACAGGGATCAACCACCACACCGGTCTGTGGCCCGAAGGCGGAATCGAATTCGCAGGAAAGCGAATCGCCATCATCGGTACCGGCGCCAGCGGTGTGCAGGTCGCTCAGGAGGCGTCGAAGAAGGCCGCACAGCTGACCGTCTTCCAGCGCACCCCCGTTCAGGCGCTCCCGATGCGACAGCGCCAGCTCACCGACGAGGACAACGCGAAGATCAAGTTCGATCTGGCGGACAGATTCAGTCGTCGTTCGGCGTCATTCTCCGGCTTCGACTTCGACTTCATACCCAAGTCAGCCCTCGGGGTGAGCGATGAGGAGCGAATCACCACTTATGAGCGACTGTGGGAGTGCGGTTTCGAGTTCTGGCTCGGAACCTACCAAGACGTCTTCGTCGATGATGACGCAAACGACACGGCCTACGAGTTCTGGCGTGACCGGACGCGTGCCCGGATCAAGGACCCGGTCATCGCCGAGAAGCTGGCGCCGACGAAGAAGGCGTACCCCTTCGGCGTGAAGCGTCCCTCGCTGGAGCAGACGTACTACGACATCTTCAACCAGGACAACGTGCGCGTCGTCGATCTGCACGAGGACCCGATCGAGACGATCACGCCCACCGGGCTGAAGACCACATCGGAACAGCACGAGTTCGACATCATCGTCTATGCAACGGGATTCGACGCCGTCACCGGTGGCCTGACCGCCATGGACATTCGCGGCACCGACGGTACATTGCTCCGGGACAAGTGGTCGAATGGTGTGCGGGCAAACCTCGGGGTCGCAACGGCAGGATTCCCCAACCTGCTGTTCCTCTACGGACCACTGAGCCCGTCGGGCTTCTGCAACGGGCCCAGCTGCGCCGAGATCCAAGGTGACCTCATCGTCAATACCATCGACTACATGCGGGACAACGGATTGAACCGTATCGAGTCCGAGGCGGACGCGGATGCTGCCTGGTCCGATCACGTCGCCGAGCTGACGGCCGAGGCGCTCTACGACAAAGCCGACTCCTGGTACATGGGTGCCAACGTCCCGGGTAAGCCGCGGCAGTTGCTGAACTACCCCGGTGGTCTTCCCCTCTACCTGGCCAAGTGGGACGAGACCGTGTGTGCGGGATACAAGGGCTTCACGCTTTCCTGAGCAGTCAATTTGCCTCCCTCGAGTGGTGATGAAAGTGAACAACACATGTCCGTGAGCAAAGAATCCCTGTTCCTCAACGACCTGTACGCTTCGTGGCTTACCCGGTCCGAAGGAATGGACCTCGCCAGTCAGCGAGATATGTTCGAAGAGTGGCATCTTCCGACCATCGAACCCATCGACGTCACCTATGAGGAAGTGACAGCCAACGGTGTGCCGGCAACGTGGGCGAAGCCTTTGGGGGCCGCCGAGGACCGCGTGATCGTCTTCACCCACGGTGGCGGGTTCGTGACAGGTTCACGGTTCTCACACCGCAAGCTCGCGGCACACCTCGCCAAACTGGCGGGTGTTCACGCCCTGATCGTGGACTATCGGCTCGCGCCGGAGCACAAGCACCCGGCCCAACTCGAAGACTGCATGGCCGTCCACAAGTGGCTCCGCACGCAAGGTTACAAGGCGGAGTACACGGCGACTGTCGGCGACTCGGCGGGTGCCAACCTCGCGATCTCGACAGCGTTCGAACTCGCGAGCTCGGAACTTCCCACTCCTGCTGCCGTCGTCACGCTTTCGCCGTGGCTGGATATGGAGATCAAGGGGTTGACGGTCGAATCGAACGACGCGGTCGACGTATTGGCCAAGAGGGCGGTTCTGGAAATGATGCGGGAGATGTTTCTCTCAGAACCCGCAGATGCAACGGACCCGCGGGCGAACCCACTGCTCAACGACTTCACCGATTTCCCTCCGGTGTACGTATCGGTCGGAGGCTATGAGACGCTGTTGGACGACTCACGTCGCTTGGCCGAATTGATCGAGAAGGTGAGTGGCGAGGTCGTGCTCGACGTGGTCGATGAGCAACAGCATGTATTTCACTTCAACGCGGGGCGGGCACCCGAGGCGGATCAAGCGTTGAGCCGGATTGCCCAATGGCTGCGACTCAAGTTGGGCCTTGCCTGAAGTCCGCCCGCGCCGTGTGCGTATGAACGCGAAGGTTCTCGGCGGCAAGAGGTGAAGGTGTTCGTCGGCGGCGGTCTACACGGGTCTGGACCGCCGCCGACGAGTTCGTTCGCGTGCCGGTCGGGTACCAGTCGAACGATCGATCCGCAGTGAAGTTAGAGGAGATACACCCATGGATAGTCCAGTCCTCGTCCAACGCGACGGGTTCATCGAGACATGGACGATTAATCGACCGGCGCAGAGCAATCCTATTTCCGGGATGGAGGTGGTCGACGCATTGGTCGCCTGCGTCGAGGCGGTCAATGCCGACTACGGTGTGCGAGCTGTCATCGTCACCGGTGCCGGTTCGACGTTTTCCGCCGGCGGCAACGTCAAGGACATGGCGAATCGTCGCGGATTGTTCGGGGGGAAGCCTCACGAACAGCGGGATGGCTACAGAGCTGGGATACAAAGGATTCCGCGGATCATGTACAACTGCGACGTACCTCTCATCGCAGCAGTGAACGGTCCTGCAATCGGTGCCGGATGCGACCTCGCCCTCATGTGCGACCTTCGCATTGCCAGCAGTAAGGCCTTCTTTGCAGAGAGCTTCGTCAAGCTGGGAATCATCCCGGGTGACGGTGGCGCGTGGCTGCTGCCCAAGGCCGTCGGGATGGCGCGGGCGGCAGAGATGATCTTGACGGGCGACCGCGTCGACGCGGTCAAGGCACTCGAGTGGGGATTGGTCTCCAGTGTCGTTGCGCCGGACAAGCTGCTCGACGAAGCTCGCGCGCTCGCCGGCCGGGTGGCCGCCAATCCGCCACACTCGGTACGGATGGCCAAGAGGCTCCTCCGCGAGGGACAGCACCAAAGCCTGGACAGTCTCCTCGAATTATCCGCTGCCATGCAGGCGCTGGTTCAGCAGACGACCGATCACACGGAGGCAGTCAACGCCTTCATGGAGAAGAGAACTGCCGCCTTCACCGGCGAGTGACGTGCCCGAGAAACCGAAGAACTCCGTGGATGCGAATTGGATGCTTCCACGGAGTTCTTTTTTCTTGTCTGCTCGCGAAACTGGTGCCCCTTCTGGTGGCGCCTGGGCACTTCAGCGGGTGATGAGGCCCCAGATATTCTCGCAACCTGCTTCGAGAGCGGCGGTAGTCAAGGTGTCGTCCCAGTAGTGGACGGATCCGAATTCCGAGCGCCACGCCAGGGCGGGATTGGTGAATTCGTGCAGCCTGTGCTCGCGGGTGGTGCCGATCGCACCGTGCACCTGGTGGGCGTTACGGACGACGACCGATGCCGCGTGTCCAGCACACGACCGGGCGACGGCAATGAGGAGTTCGAGGTTCTCACTCGACCACTGCGTGCGGACCGCTTCCGTCAATGCAGCTTCGGTCACTGTTCGGGCGAGGGAAGCTTCCGCTGCCATGTCAGCCACCAGGTTCTGCACGGCTTGAAATCTGGCCAGTGGGCGTCCGAATTGCACTCGCTCGGTGGTGTGGGCGACGGAGAGATGGAGGATGCGGTCGAGGGCGGCACACACCTGCAGCGCTCGGATGAGGGCGCCCCGCAGAAAAAGTTGTCGGATCACCGAGTCCGACACTGGGGTCCCCGACAATGCGGTCGTGTCGGCGGAAACGATGGCGCGGGGTTCGTCGGCGAGGTTGGGGCGGGAGGTGATGTCGAAAAGTGTTGTCTCGAGGCCGGCGACGACGTACGTGTCGTTCTTCCGCCAGACCGTGACGATCTTGTCTGCCTGGGACGCCCACGGCACGCCGCGGGCGACGCCTTTCTCGTCTAGTACGCATGCGGTGAGGCGTGCATTGTCGATCGGTAGGCCGGCTTCCTCGAGGAGCCAACCGGCGAGCAGGTCGTGTTCGGCGAGAGGAATCCGGACCCCGTGCGACACCGCGGCGCGCAAGAGTTCCGCGGCCTCGTACCAGCCTGCGCCGCTGCCGCCGGTCTCTTCGCGGCCGGTCAGCCGGACAAGACCCAGTTCGTCGAGTTGTGCCCAGAGGGAGGGATCGCACGTGGCCATCCCGTTCTCGGGCCCGTTTCGTTCCCGGTGAGCGGAAAAGACCGCGGACATCATGTCGGTGAGGTCCGCGTCGACCGTGGTTGGTGCGTGCATCAGCGCATTCCCAATCCCCGCGCGATCACGCCGCGCAGAACTTCGTTGGTGCCGCCCCGCAGAGTAAATCCCGGGCGTTGGACGATGGCGTCCTCGAGCATCGAGGTGTAATGAGTAGCCGAAGATTCATCGGTGAGGAGGTCGGCAAAGTCGGCTATGTCGCCTTCGGTGGACGTCCCGAGGACCTTGACCACGGCTGCGGCGGTGTCGGCGGGCTCGTGGCGCTCGAGTGCGCCCGCCACTGCGGTCGACATCTGGTGCAGACCGGCGATCCGTCCGAAATACCGGCCCAGATTCGAATGCCGCGGCAAGGTTCCCTGCTTCATCTGTTCGGCGGTCTTCGCGAGCAGGACGAACGTCGACAGGAATCGCTCCGGGCCGCTGCGTTCGAAGCTGAGTTCCGAGGTGACCTGCTGCCACCCGTTGTCGATGGTGCCGAAGACCATCTCGTCCTCGACGAGGACCTCGTCGAGGAGGACCTCGTTGAAGTGGTGCTGCCCGTTCATCGACACGATCGGCCGGATGTCGACTCCGGGGGCGTGCAGATCGACGATGAACTGGCTGAGGCCATCGTGTCGATGTGCCGGATCGAGTTGGGCGGTGCGAGCAAGGCAGATGAACGCGTCAGCGCGATGAGCACCTGAGGTCCAGACCTTGGCTCCGGTAATAGACCACCCTCCGTCCACTCGGGTGGCCTTTGTGCGCACACTGGCCAAGTCGGATCCGGAATCCGGCTCGCTCATACCGATACCGAAATAGCATTCTCCGCGCGTGATCGCCGGCAAGAACTTGTGCTTCTGGACCTCGGTGCCGTACTTCAGCAGCGACGGGACGATCTGCCGGTCGGCGATCCAGTGGGCGGCGACGGGGGCGCCAGCGGCGAGCAGCTCTTCGGTGACGACGAACCGTTCGAGGTGGCGGCGATCGTGGCCGCCGTACTCGGCCGGCACGGTCATGCCCAGCCATCCGCGGGCGGCCAATGCACGTGTGAAGTCTTCGTCCCAGCCAGTCAACCACGAGTCGATCTGTCGGCCGATCTTGCCTTCGCTGAGCTGCTCGGCAAGAAACTCACGGACTTCGGTCCGCAAGTCGTCCATGGCGTGTGGGTCACTGGAGACCGGGGGCACCAATCTGAGGTTGGTCATGATGTTTCTTCCATTCAGGAGGAGGTGGCCTGAGGCGACGTCGCCGTCACGACGGATGTATCGGCCAGCGCATGGACGCGGTCGGCGGAGTAACCGAGATCTTCGAGGATCGTGAAGGTGTCCTCTCCAAGCAAGGGAGCGTGTCGGCTGAACGAAATCGGTGTGCGCGACATCGCGAACGGAGTGCGGGTGGCGTAATACTTGCCTTCGGTAGGATGTTCACGCTTGGTGATCAATCCCTGGTCGAGGACGTAGGCGTTCTCGTGTGCGTGTGCGTGTGCGTGGGCGAGATCGAGTAGGTCGGACGCGGGAATTCCCTGTGTCTGACACAAGTCCAACCATTCCCGCGTGGTCCGGCTCGGGACGGCCTCACGGATCGCCGAGAGAAGTTCGCCCATGTGGGTGTGGCGGTCGTTCACCGAGGCGTAGCGGGGGTTGTTCACCAGATCGGCGCGGCCGGCGATGATGAAGAAGTCGTTCCAGTTCTTCGCCGAGTTCGGCATGATGCAGATCCAGCCGTCCGCCGTCTGGTGCGGGACTCGTTCCGGTGTCAGCACGCGCGCCCATCCGAAGTTCACCGAAGTGCTCGACGAGATTGAAGCCGATCATCGCGTCGACCATCGGCACGTCGACCTCCCGGCCGAGGCCGGTGTGATTCTTCTCCATCGCGGCGGCGAGGACGGCGATGACGATGTAGAGCCCGACGACCTTGTCGGCGATGACGTATGGGGCATAACGAGGGTCTCCGAGAGTCGCTCGTAGGTGATGCCCAACTTCTGCCGGGAGCGCGGCCGTAGATTCGTCACCAACACATCCGCGTTGCGCACCAGGTCGTCGAGGATCTCACGGCCCTCCGCGGCGGCGAGGTCGATCGCGTTGCTGCGCTTGTTGCGCTGAAGGTTGAGTGTCAGAGCGCTCATACCTTCATGGCGGCGGGCACCTATATCTCGGCTCATGTCACTTTCGAGGCTCTCGACCTTGATGACGTCTGCGCCCATGTCGGCGAGGGTTGCGGTGGCGAAGGGGCCCATGATCACGGTCGTCAGATCGATGACGCGCAGACCATGAAGAGCGCCGGGTGTGAGTTCCACTGAAACCTCTTTCACTGCGACAGGAAGCACTTCAAGGACTATGTCAGCCTGAGCGGTTTTCCGCAATAAAGGAGTATTTTCCAGATATAAGTAAGATAGAGTAGGTGGTGACCACTCGGATGGAGCAGTGCCCGTAGGGAGAATGTGCCGTGATGCAATCAGATGACGCCCTGAATGTTCGAGGCCGCAGTCGCCATCGAACCGTGGACCGCATTGCTGCGATTCTCGAGCTCGTAGCCCGATCCCGCACCGGACTCACCTTGAGTGGGATGGCCAAAGAGCTTGACGCGCCGATCAGCTCGACGCAAGGTCTCGTCAACGGCCTCGTTGCGACGGGTTATCTCGAGGAGCACGAGCGACGGTACTCGCTCGGCAGTGCCCCGTATCTACTCAACCGCCTCGCAGGGCGGCAGCCCGTCTCGACGGTCACGCACGCCGACCTCGAAGACGTCCACGCGAGTTCCGGCTTGACGACCGTGCTGTCGATCGCCGTCGGTCCGAACATCTTCTACGTCGACTACTGCTCTTCCGACCCACGGTTCGCGTACCTCGCCGAGAATTACGTGAGGCGATCGCTCATCCGTACCTCCGGCGGCTGGATACTGCTTGCCGGGATGGAGAAGCGTGACCTCTGGGCGTACATCCAAACTCTGCCCGACGAGGATCGCGACACTGTCGAGCGGTTCTTCGCTGCCCTACCGGAGATCGAACAGACCGGAATCTGCGCCTCCCCCAACGAGTCGACCGACGG
This genomic interval carries:
- a CDS encoding CoA transferase; amino-acid sequence: MPNSAKNWNDFFIIAGRADLVNNPRYASVNDRHTHMGELLSAIREAVPSRTTREWLDLCQTQGIPASDLLDLAHAHAHAHENAYVLDQGLITKREHPTEGKYYATRTPFAMSRTPISFSRHAPLLGEDTFTILEDLGYSADRVHALADTSVVTATSPQATSS
- a CDS encoding acyl-CoA dehydrogenase family protein — protein: MHAPTTVDADLTDMMSAVFSAHRERNGPENGMATCDPSLWAQLDELGLVRLTGREETGGSGAGWYEAAELLRAAVSHGVRIPLAEHDLLAGWLLEEAGLPIDNARLTACVLDEKGVARGVPWASQADKIVTVWRKNDTYVVAGLETTLFDITSRPNLADEPRAIVSADTTALSGTPVSDSVIRQLFLRGALIRALQVCAALDRILHLSVAHTTERVQFGRPLARFQAVQNLVADMAAEASLARTVTEAALTEAVRTQWSSENLELLIAVARSCAGHAASVVVRNAHQVHGAIGTTREHRLHEFTNPALAWRSEFGSVHYWDDTLTTAALEAGCENIWGLITR
- a CDS encoding crotonase/enoyl-CoA hydratase family protein, whose protein sequence is MDSPVLVQRDGFIETWTINRPAQSNPISGMEVVDALVACVEAVNADYGVRAVIVTGAGSTFSAGGNVKDMANRRGLFGGKPHEQRDGYRAGIQRIPRIMYNCDVPLIAAVNGPAIGAGCDLALMCDLRIASSKAFFAESFVKLGIIPGDGGAWLLPKAVGMARAAEMILTGDRVDAVKALEWGLVSSVVAPDKLLDEARALAGRVAANPPHSVRMAKRLLREGQHQSLDSLLELSAAMQALVQQTTDHTEAVNAFMEKRTAAFTGE
- a CDS encoding acyl-CoA dehydrogenase family protein gives rise to the protein MTNLRLVPPVSSDPHAMDDLRTEVREFLAEQLSEGKIGRQIDSWLTGWDEDFTRALAARGWLGMTVPAEYGGHDRRHLERFVVTEELLAAGAPVAAHWIADRQIVPSLLKYGTEVQKHKFLPAITRGECYFGIGMSEPDSGSDLASVRTKATRVDGGWSITGAKVWTSGAHRADAFICLARTAQLDPAHRHDGLSQFIVDLHAPGVDIRPIVSMNGQHHFNEVLLDEVLVEDEMVFGTIDNGWQQVTSELSFERSGPERFLSTFVLLAKTAEQMKQGTLPRHSNLGRYFGRIAGLHQMSTAVAGALERHEPADTAAAVVKVLGTSTEGDIADFADLLTDESSATHYTSMLEDAIVQRPGFTLRGGTNEVLRGVIARGLGMR
- a CDS encoding IclR family transcriptional regulator → MQSDDALNVRGRSRHRTVDRIAAILELVARSRTGLTLSGMAKELDAPISSTQGLVNGLVATGYLEEHERRYSLGSAPYLLNRLAGRQPVSTVTHADLEDVHASSGLTTVLSIAVGPNIFYVDYCSSDPRFAYLAENYVRRSLIRTSGGWILLAGMEKRDLWAYIQTLPDEDRDTVERFFAALPEIEQTGICASPNESTDGDGVSIAVRENGKTVAAVGVIAPHTVITKERDRLVALLEQGARSWSDRSVRP
- a CDS encoding flavin-containing monooxygenase gives rise to the protein MSTAAPAVTEVLDVLVVGAGFAGLYQLENLRSRGYSVKVVEAGEGLGGIWHWNRYPGARVDSEGPIYQFTRPDLWDEFAFSELYPGGDELRRYFKYVDAKLDLSKDIYYNTRIISAEFDDTANTWTVTAENGSSFVCKYFVLCTGFAAKPIFPKLPGMDSFTGINHHTGLWPEGGIEFAGKRIAIIGTGASGVQVAQEASKKAAQLTVFQRTPVQALPMRQRQLTDEDNAKIKFDLADRFSRRSASFSGFDFDFIPKSALGVSDEERITTYERLWECGFEFWLGTYQDVFVDDDANDTAYEFWRDRTRARIKDPVIAEKLAPTKKAYPFGVKRPSLEQTYYDIFNQDNVRVVDLHEDPIETITPTGLKTTSEQHEFDIIVYATGFDAVTGGLTAMDIRGTDGTLLRDKWSNGVRANLGVATAGFPNLLFLYGPLSPSGFCNGPSCAEIQGDLIVNTIDYMRDNGLNRIESEADADAAWSDHVAELTAEALYDKADSWYMGANVPGKPRQLLNYPGGLPLYLAKWDETVCAGYKGFTLS
- a CDS encoding alpha/beta hydrolase, with translation MSVSKESLFLNDLYASWLTRSEGMDLASQRDMFEEWHLPTIEPIDVTYEEVTANGVPATWAKPLGAAEDRVIVFTHGGGFVTGSRFSHRKLAAHLAKLAGVHALIVDYRLAPEHKHPAQLEDCMAVHKWLRTQGYKAEYTATVGDSAGANLAISTAFELASSELPTPAAVVTLSPWLDMEIKGLTVESNDAVDVLAKRAVLEMMREMFLSEPADATDPRANPLLNDFTDFPPVYVSVGGYETLLDDSRRLAELIEKVSGEVVLDVVDEQQHVFHFNAGRAPEADQALSRIAQWLRLKLGLA